Genomic DNA from Candidatus Lokiarchaeota archaeon:
CTAAACATAATGGTAACTGCTCTAGCAGAACGAAGAGGAGAAATAAAGTCGGTTGAAGTGGAGTATCCAGATGGCAAAATCATAACCACTCCGGACCTAGAACCACAGGAGATGACGCTAAGCAGAGAAGACGTGATTACACTCACTGGGCTAGATCTGAACAACAAGGAAATCGTTTCGTCCCTTAATCGGATGGGATACAGCGCAACTGCTGTAGAAGACGGCGTAGATGTTCTAGCTCCCGCATATAGAACAGATATTCTTCACGAGGTTGATCTTATTGAAGACGTAGCAATCGGCTATGGATTCGATAGGATTGTGCCCACCATGCCAGAAACCATGACGGTTGGGAAGCTACTCCCAATACGCAAACTCAAGAACCGAGTTAGAGACCTCATGATTGGAATGGGGTATCAAGAAATCATGAGCTATGTGATGAGTTCTCCAGAGGTCCTGAATGAGAAGGCTCTCAGAGATGGAAAGCTTGTGAAAACTGGAAATCCTAAGAGCAAGGATTACTCTTGTCTCAGAAACTCATTGCTACCAATCCTTCTCGATTTTGTCTCCAAGAATCAGCATGCTGATTACCCTCAGCGAATATTCGAAGTAGGTGACGTGGTCATTCCTGATGCGGAAAAAGAAACAAGAACCGAACAACCCCCTGAAGTATGTGGAATGCATACAGATACCCAAATTGATCTTACGAAATTGCTGAATCATTTGGGGTTCCTGCTCAGAAATCTGGGTCTGGCCAACAGATTCGAATTCAAAACCGTTGAGGATAGCACGTTCATCAATGGAAGAGCTGGCAATATAGTAGTAGATGGAGAAGAAATAGGTATTTTCGGTGAGATTCATCCAGAAGCTCTAGAAGCATTTAGAATTGGCACCCCTGTTATGGCATTCGAGCTGCGTTTGCCTAGAAGCGGTCAGTGGTAATCCATGTATGATAGTGGGTCAGAATTTTTGCAGAACAGCCTCACAAGAATTATAAGAAATGTTAGGAACGAATTCAATATCAGAATGACTTCTAAGGTGAGTCTCCTGAATGGCTCCTAATCAAAGCTCCTCCAAAACAGAAAATGATTCCAAGGGCGAAAATGACCTTGGAGAGTACAAATACCGACTTGTATTACTGGGAGAAGCTGCAGTAGGCAAGACTTCGCTTCTACGGAGATATACTGAGAACACATTTGACTCCGAATACAAGCAAACACTAGGAACCACCTTCGCAGCGAAAGACGTAGCGGTTGAGAACGAAGCAGGTGAAAAAACAGAAGTACGTCTCGTGGTCTGGGACATGGGTGGGCAATCGACATACAGAGAATTGAGACGCCAATACATGAAAGGGGCCGCTGGCGGTATCATCGTTTACGATGTGACAAGGCCGGAGACCTTCATGGCGATGAACAACTGGTTCGAGTCATT
This window encodes:
- a CDS encoding GTP-binding protein; the protein is MAPNQSSSKTENDSKGENDLGEYKYRLVLLGEAAVGKTSLLRRYTENTFDSEYKQTLGTTFAAKDVAVENEAGEKTEVRLVVWDMGGQSTYRELRRQYMKGAAGGIIVYDVTRPETFMAMNNWFESFRDICPNSPVIICANKIDLKEERMVPVEPGIMLRDWFQADYYETSAKTGEAVDSAFRRIAKILVDRTRTGKEPQM
- a CDS encoding phenylalanine--tRNA ligase subunit beta, encoding MIVECRFKALKELIGKDMTAEELEEILFLLKAEVESFDSEEMEIEVNPDRQDMLSPEGIARAVKSFVGISPGLREFPVQASGKKIAVEPGLEPIRQFIACGIVTDLEIDNTLVKDYMHLQENLTATHGRNRKKASIGLYVYDDIEFPVTYKLQKPEEIEFVPLGLTNKMNGPTIVQEHEKGIEYGPIISDSEKWPLLVDAEGKTLSLPPIINSNDLGRITDATTNVFVEVTGTHKPTVDQALNIMVTALAERRGEIKSVEVEYPDGKIITTPDLEPQEMTLSREDVITLTGLDLNNKEIVSSLNRMGYSATAVEDGVDVLAPAYRTDILHEVDLIEDVAIGYGFDRIVPTMPETMTVGKLLPIRKLKNRVRDLMIGMGYQEIMSYVMSSPEVLNEKALRDGKLVKTGNPKSKDYSCLRNSLLPILLDFVSKNQHADYPQRIFEVGDVVIPDAEKETRTEQPPEVCGMHTDTQIDLTKLLNHLGFLLRNLGLANRFEFKTVEDSTFINGRAGNIVVDGEEIGIFGEIHPEALEAFRIGTPVMAFELRLPRSGQW